The proteins below come from a single Streptococcus hyointestinalis genomic window:
- the mscL gene encoding large conductance mechanosensitive channel protein MscL, with translation MIKELKDFLFRGNILDLAVAVIFGAAFNAIITSLVGDIITPLILNPALKAAGVEKIADLAWNGVAYGSFLSAVLNFLIVGTTLFFIVKAANKAMSLSKKEEEAADEPAGPTQEELLAEIRDLLANK, from the coding sequence ATGATTAAAGAACTTAAAGACTTTCTATTTAGAGGCAATATCCTCGATCTTGCTGTTGCCGTTATTTTTGGGGCTGCCTTTAACGCTATTATCACATCACTTGTCGGTGACATCATCACCCCTCTTATCTTGAACCCTGCCTTAAAGGCTGCAGGTGTTGAAAAGATTGCTGACCTTGCTTGGAATGGTGTTGCTTACGGTAGCTTCTTGAGCGCTGTTCTTAACTTCCTCATCGTTGGAACAACTCTCTTTTTCATCGTTAAAGCAGCTAATAAAGCTATGTCTCTTAGTAAAAAAGAAGAAGAGGCTGCAGACGAGCCAGCTGGACCTACTCAAGAAGAGTTGCTCGCTGAAATTCGTGATCTCTTAGCAAACAAATAA
- a CDS encoding IS30 family transposase: MKNKHLTLSDRNDIQIGIEQLKTFSAIATKLGKDPSTISKEVRRNRVVKENSVTSNCEACPLLKKAPYVCNACPKKRCNCGYQKQFYYAKRAQLDYEAKLSDSRTGVALNKEEFYRMDEIVSSAIKKGQHLNHIIASNELSASRASIYRYLEKGYLSTKPIDFPRVVKFRKRRTRNLQPIPKTAREGRSYEDFQGFLTKNDISYWLEMDTVTGRIGGKVLLTFNLSYCNFIFARLLDNKTANEVAKHLYAIKNDLHQKEMSFCELFPVILTDNGGEFARVDDIEMDVRGESKLFFCDPNRSDQKGRIEKNHTLIRDILPKGTSFDNLTQDDINLVCSHVNSVKRASFNGKSAYELFTFTYGEEVATLLGISKIDPENVIQSPRLLDK; the protein is encoded by the coding sequence ATGAAAAACAAACACTTAACTCTCTCTGATCGCAACGATATTCAAATAGGAATCGAACAGCTAAAAACCTTCTCAGCTATCGCTACTAAGCTAGGAAAAGACCCGTCCACAATCTCAAAAGAAGTTCGCAGAAATCGAGTGGTTAAAGAAAATTCTGTGACATCCAATTGTGAGGCCTGCCCTCTACTCAAAAAGGCTCCTTACGTTTGTAATGCCTGTCCGAAAAAGAGATGCAATTGTGGATACCAGAAACAGTTCTACTACGCAAAAAGAGCTCAGCTGGATTATGAAGCTAAGCTCTCAGATTCGAGAACAGGTGTTGCCCTAAACAAGGAAGAATTCTATCGCATGGACGAGATTGTCTCTTCTGCCATCAAAAAAGGACAACACCTCAACCACATCATCGCCTCAAATGAACTGTCGGCATCCAGAGCTTCTATCTACAGATACCTTGAAAAGGGCTATCTGTCCACAAAGCCTATTGATTTCCCCCGTGTCGTGAAATTCAGAAAGCGGAGAACCAGAAATCTCCAACCCATTCCTAAAACTGCTAGAGAAGGACGGTCTTACGAGGACTTCCAAGGCTTTCTTACTAAGAATGATATCAGCTACTGGCTGGAAATGGACACCGTTACTGGAAGGATCGGCGGAAAGGTACTTCTCACTTTTAACCTCTCCTACTGCAACTTTATTTTCGCTCGGTTACTGGATAATAAAACAGCTAATGAGGTCGCTAAACACCTCTACGCTATCAAGAATGACCTACACCAGAAAGAGATGAGCTTCTGCGAACTATTCCCTGTCATTCTGACCGATAATGGCGGTGAATTCGCTAGAGTAGACGATATCGAAATGGATGTTCGTGGAGAATCTAAACTCTTCTTCTGTGACCCAAATCGTTCTGACCAGAAGGGGAGAATTGAGAAAAATCACACGCTTATCAGAGATATTCTCCCTAAAGGAACTAGCTTCGATAACTTGACACAGGATGACATCAACCTAGTTTGTTCACATGTCAACAGCGTCAAACGAGCTTCTTTCAACGGAAAATCAGCCTATGAACTCTTTACCTTTACCTACGGTGAGGAAGTGGCAACACTTCTCGGTATCTCTAAAATTGACCCTGAGAACGTCATCCAATCACCTCGATTATTAGATAAATAA
- a CDS encoding IS110 family transposase, whose translation MRSVFGIDVSKASSEVAILVNGEKVHSYTMANDAIGFSRLLGDLKTVHKPEIIFEATGVYSRRLKAFLDEHSYAYTRLNPLEAKKQLDSLRVRKTDQIDAEKLAQSQSVLNRKPTYVQEEVYQNLRDLSRFYQNLTEDIVRAKNRLHKVLQVTFPELETILSTPTGEQYWNLVIDFPCKDFVLELSKDELSESIRQSTSKRISDKRVAYLAEKLIALANQSYCAVKKTSPILEEVRYYGKELLRLSEQRQTVLDQMVELAQPLPEYDILLSIPGIAETTATSIIGELGNIRRFQSANQINAFIGIDLRHYESGNFLAKEHITKRGNPYARKILFKCIHNIASASHTNPCHIADFYEKRKRQSQTTSTKPHTIASIHRLIRTMYYLITHNKLYDYTLTQNQ comes from the coding sequence ATGCGTTCAGTTTTCGGGATTGATGTGAGTAAGGCAAGTTCAGAAGTGGCTATTCTAGTCAATGGCGAGAAGGTTCATAGCTACACCATGGCCAATGATGCCATTGGCTTTTCTCGGCTACTTGGTGATTTGAAAACCGTCCACAAGCCAGAAATCATCTTTGAAGCAACAGGCGTCTATTCTCGTCGTCTTAAAGCTTTTCTGGATGAACATAGCTACGCTTATACGCGACTCAATCCCTTAGAAGCCAAGAAGCAACTGGATAGCTTGCGTGTGCGAAAAACAGATCAAATTGACGCTGAAAAACTGGCTCAGTCTCAGTCTGTACTGAATCGTAAACCGACGTATGTCCAAGAAGAAGTATATCAAAACTTGCGGGATCTCAGCCGTTTCTATCAGAACTTAACAGAGGACATCGTTCGAGCTAAAAACCGCCTGCACAAGGTCTTACAGGTCACTTTCCCAGAGTTGGAGACTATCTTATCAACACCAACTGGGGAACAATACTGGAACCTAGTCATAGATTTTCCTTGCAAGGACTTCGTGCTTGAGTTAAGCAAGGATGAACTCTCAGAGAGCATCCGTCAGTCCACTTCAAAACGTATTTCGGACAAGCGTGTGGCGTACTTAGCTGAGAAGCTGATAGCACTAGCTAATCAATCTTATTGTGCCGTCAAGAAAACCTCTCCAATACTAGAAGAGGTGCGTTACTATGGAAAAGAATTGCTTCGGCTTTCTGAACAGAGACAAACTGTTCTAGACCAAATGGTGGAGCTAGCTCAGCCATTACCTGAATATGACATTCTGCTCTCTATTCCTGGAATAGCTGAGACTACTGCAACAAGTATTATTGGTGAACTGGGAAATATTCGCCGTTTTCAGTCTGCCAATCAAATCAATGCCTTTATCGGTATTGATCTGAGACACTATGAATCTGGCAACTTCCTCGCTAAGGAACACATTACCAAGCGTGGCAATCCCTACGCTAGAAAGATTCTGTTCAAATGCATTCACAATATCGCTTCAGCCAGTCATACCAACCCTTGCCATATCGCAGACTTTTATGAGAAACGAAAAAGGCAATCGCAAACGACTTCAACCAAGCCACACACGATTGCCTCCATACACCGTCTCATTCGGACAATGTATTACCTCATTACGCATAACAAACTTTATGATTACACTTTAACCCAAAATCAGTAA
- a CDS encoding transporter substrate-binding domain-containing protein, giving the protein MKWKHLVAGALLAFSATALVACGSSSSSSEDNSLKKIEDKGTLTVATNPEFAPFEFKTLVNGKDTVVGADIDIAKVIGKELGVKVKISSMSFDNVLASVQSGKADIAIAGISATKERQKVYDFSDSYYESVNVVLVRKSDADKYTSTSSFKNKQVAVQKGTIQESVAEEQLKGAKVLTLTQNSEIISELKSGKVDAVVFEEPIAKGYVEKNSDLTIAEKVTLKSGDSDSYAIAMPKGSTALKNKINKIIKQLKDSGKIEEYVKEAYEQSISD; this is encoded by the coding sequence ATGAAATGGAAACACCTTGTAGCTGGAGCTTTGCTCGCTTTTTCAGCCACTGCCTTAGTCGCTTGTGGCTCATCGTCGTCAAGTTCAGAGGACAACTCGCTCAAAAAAATCGAAGATAAGGGGACTTTGACAGTAGCGACCAACCCTGAGTTTGCGCCTTTTGAGTTCAAGACACTTGTTAACGGAAAAGACACTGTTGTCGGAGCTGATATTGACATTGCCAAGGTTATCGGTAAGGAGCTTGGCGTTAAGGTCAAAATTTCTTCTATGTCTTTTGATAACGTCCTAGCCAGTGTACAATCTGGTAAAGCCGATATTGCTATCGCTGGTATTTCAGCAACCAAAGAACGTCAAAAAGTGTATGATTTTTCAGATAGCTACTACGAGTCTGTCAACGTGGTGCTTGTGAGAAAGTCTGATGCTGATAAATATACATCAACAAGTTCATTTAAAAACAAGCAAGTCGCTGTTCAAAAAGGTACCATCCAAGAGTCTGTCGCTGAGGAACAACTAAAAGGTGCTAAAGTGCTGACGCTTACTCAAAACAGTGAAATCATTAGTGAACTTAAGAGCGGTAAAGTAGACGCTGTCGTTTTTGAAGAGCCAATCGCTAAAGGTTATGTTGAGAAAAATAGCGATTTGACGATTGCTGAAAAAGTAACCTTGAAGTCAGGTGATTCAGACTCTTACGCTATTGCTATGCCAAAAGGTAGCACAGCCCTTAAAAATAAAATCAATAAAATCATCAAACAACTAAAAGACTCTGGCAAGATTGAAGAATATGTCAAAGAAGCCTACGAACAGTCTATTAGTGACTAA
- the dnaG gene encoding DNA primase, with product MALAISRETIADIKNSVNIVDVIGEVVSLTRSGNNYLGLCPFHKEKTPSFNVVEDKQFFHCFGCGKSGDVFKFLEDYRQISFMESVRLVAERAGITLDLPKQQTVAKANPNQILYDLNSEAAQFYHAILMTTKEGQLARDYLQARGLDEEVLTHFNIGLAPKQPDFLYKALSDKYPNHEEALAQSGLFNIDEASSRLYDAFKNRIMFPLTDDKGRVIAFSGRIWTQQDHEQKQAKYKNTRSTLIFNKSYELYHVDKAKKVAQKTHELYLMEGFMDVIAVYQSGIENAVASMGTALTPEHVRHLSQFTKKVILTYDGDNAGQEAIAKSLELLDSLSVDVVRIPNHMDPDEFLRHNSKEALKQLLEQGRISSTEFYIQHLKPENSDNLQAEIAYVEKMAKLIAQEPSITAQNSYIHKVAELLPDFDYFQVEQAVNNERLISRSNRQKTSQYTQQQVLSPPVSKSLSALMKAEIQLFHRLLHHDYLLQSYRNRLDFTFDTPEIEALYELLCQQGEITSLDLAEISDAERQMYYRVLEERLPDEVASGEIEAIERRREQLLTERDIHKQSKQIRESSNQGDVDGALEALQQLIAQKRNME from the coding sequence ATGGCTCTGGCAATTAGTCGTGAAACGATAGCTGATATTAAAAATAGTGTCAATATCGTGGATGTCATTGGTGAGGTGGTTAGTCTGACACGCTCTGGGAATAACTACCTTGGTCTGTGTCCTTTTCATAAGGAAAAAACACCTTCGTTTAATGTCGTTGAGGACAAGCAGTTTTTTCACTGTTTTGGTTGTGGAAAGTCTGGGGATGTTTTCAAGTTTTTAGAAGACTACAGGCAGATTAGTTTCATGGAGAGTGTTCGTCTTGTGGCTGAGCGTGCAGGGATAACACTTGATTTACCAAAGCAGCAGACGGTAGCAAAAGCAAATCCTAATCAGATCCTTTATGATCTCAATAGCGAGGCGGCTCAATTTTACCATGCTATCTTGATGACAACCAAAGAGGGGCAGCTGGCTAGGGATTACTTGCAGGCTCGGGGACTTGATGAAGAAGTGCTAACGCACTTTAATATCGGCTTAGCGCCAAAACAGCCTGATTTTCTCTATAAAGCCTTGAGCGATAAATACCCTAATCATGAGGAAGCTCTTGCGCAGTCTGGGCTCTTTAATATTGATGAAGCGTCTAGTCGTCTCTACGATGCCTTTAAAAATCGTATCATGTTTCCCTTGACAGATGATAAGGGGCGTGTGATTGCTTTTTCTGGGCGTATCTGGACGCAGCAAGATCACGAGCAAAAGCAAGCAAAATATAAAAATACCCGATCAACGCTCATTTTCAATAAATCTTACGAATTATATCATGTAGACAAAGCTAAAAAAGTGGCGCAAAAAACGCACGAGCTTTATCTCATGGAAGGGTTTATGGATGTCATTGCAGTTTATCAATCTGGTATTGAAAATGCGGTCGCTTCTATGGGGACGGCGCTAACACCTGAGCATGTGAGACATTTGAGCCAGTTTACTAAAAAGGTGATTCTGACTTACGATGGGGACAATGCTGGTCAAGAAGCGATAGCTAAGTCTCTAGAACTATTAGATTCTTTATCTGTTGATGTGGTTAGGATTCCTAACCATATGGACCCAGATGAGTTTTTAAGACACAACTCAAAAGAAGCACTCAAGCAACTTCTCGAGCAAGGGCGTATCAGTAGCACCGAATTTTATATTCAGCATTTGAAGCCAGAAAATAGCGATAATCTGCAAGCTGAGATTGCTTATGTGGAAAAAATGGCTAAGCTGATTGCACAAGAGCCATCTATCACGGCGCAAAACAGCTATATCCACAAGGTAGCTGAGCTTTTGCCGGATTTTGACTATTTTCAAGTCGAGCAGGCTGTTAACAACGAGCGTCTTATCAGTCGCAGCAATCGGCAAAAGACCAGTCAATACACGCAACAGCAGGTGCTATCTCCACCGGTGTCTAAGAGTTTATCTGCTTTGATGAAAGCAGAAATTCAGCTCTTTCATCGTCTCTTACATCACGATTATTTACTGCAATCGTATCGCAATCGCTTGGATTTTACCTTTGATACGCCAGAGATTGAGGCTCTGTATGAGCTTTTGTGTCAGCAGGGTGAGATTACCAGTCTTGATTTGGCAGAGATTAGTGATGCTGAGCGGCAGATGTATTATCGTGTGCTAGAGGAGCGCTTGCCAGATGAGGTGGCTTCAGGTGAGATAGAGGCGATTGAGCGTAGGCGTGAGCAATTGCTAACAGAGCGAGATATCCATAAACAAAGTAAACAGATACGTGAGTCAAGCAATCAAGGTGATGTTGATGGTGCGCTAGAAGCACTGCAGCAATTGATTGCTCAAAAAAGAAATATGGAATGA
- a CDS encoding metal-sulfur cluster assembly factor, whose amino-acid sequence MSALYTEEEVAKIKDRILEALEMVIDPELGIDIVNLGLVYEIRFDDGETEIDMTLTTMGCPLADLLTDQIYDVMRDIPEVTNVEVKLVWTPAWSVEKMSRYARIALGIR is encoded by the coding sequence ATGTCAGCACTATATACTGAAGAAGAAGTCGCAAAAATCAAAGACCGTATCCTAGAAGCGCTAGAGATGGTTATTGACCCTGAGCTTGGGATTGATATTGTCAATCTTGGCTTGGTCTATGAGATTCGCTTTGATGATGGTGAGACTGAGATTGATATGACACTCACGACGATGGGATGTCCTTTGGCGGATTTATTGACCGACCAAATCTATGATGTTATGCGTGATATTCCCGAAGTGACAAATGTTGAGGTTAAGCTTGTCTGGACACCGGCTTGGTCGGTGGAAAAGATGAGCCGCTACGCTCGCATTGCGCTTGGTATCAGATAA
- the rfbD gene encoding dTDP-4-dehydrorhamnose reductase, translating into MILITGANGQLGTELRYLLDERNEEYVAVDVAEMDITNAEMVDKVFSEVKPTLVYHCAAYTAVDAAEDEGKELDYAINVTGTENVAKAAAKYDATLVYISTDYVFDGEKPVGEEWEVDDTPDPQTEYGRTKRMGEELVEKYAKKFYIIRTAWVFGNYGKNFVFTMQNLAKTHDTLTVVNDQHGRPTWTRTLAEFMVYLAENQKEFGYYHLSNDADEDTTWYDFAVEILKDTNVTVKPVDSSQFPAKAKRPLNSTMSLAKAKATGFVIPSWKDALKEFYKQDVKK; encoded by the coding sequence ATGATTTTAATTACAGGTGCAAATGGACAGTTAGGGACAGAATTGCGTTATTTGCTTGATGAGCGCAATGAAGAATACGTGGCTGTGGATGTCGCTGAAATGGACATCACAAACGCTGAAATGGTGGACAAAGTCTTCTCAGAAGTAAAACCAACACTTGTCTACCACTGTGCAGCTTATACAGCTGTTGACGCAGCAGAAGACGAAGGCAAAGAGCTTGACTACGCTATCAATGTGACAGGTACTGAAAATGTCGCAAAAGCAGCTGCTAAGTACGACGCAACCTTGGTTTACATCTCAACAGACTATGTTTTTGATGGTGAAAAGCCAGTTGGAGAAGAGTGGGAAGTCGATGACACACCAGACCCACAAACAGAGTACGGACGCACAAAACGTATGGGTGAAGAGCTGGTTGAAAAATACGCTAAAAAATTCTACATCATCCGTACTGCTTGGGTATTTGGTAACTACGGTAAAAACTTTGTCTTTACCATGCAAAACCTTGCTAAGACGCATGACACACTAACAGTTGTCAATGACCAACACGGTCGTCCAACCTGGACACGCACACTAGCAGAATTTATGGTTTATCTAGCTGAAAATCAAAAAGAATTTGGTTATTATCATTTGTCAAACGACGCTGACGAAGATACGACATGGTATGACTTTGCGGTTGAAATCTTGAAAGACACAAATGTCACTGTCAAACCAGTAGATTCTAGCCAATTCCCAGCAAAAGCCAAACGCCCACTCAACTCAACTATGAGTCTGGCAAAGGCAAAAGCAACAGGATTTGTCATCCCAAGCTGGAAAGATGCTCTAAAAGAATTTTACAAGCAAGACGTCAAGAAATAA
- the rpoD gene encoding RNA polymerase sigma factor RpoD has product MAETKEITTFNVQVADFIRNHKKAGTAVDDEVTEKLVIPFTLDADQIDDLLERLTDGGIAITDKEGNPSSKYVVEGPKPEELTDEELLGNNSAKVNDPVRMYLKEIGVVPLLTNEEEKELALAVAAGDMQAKQRLAEANLRLVVSIAKRYVGRGMQFLDLIQEGNMGLMKAVDKFDYSKGFKFSTYATWWIRQAITRAIADQARTIRIPVHMVETINKLVREQRNLLQELGQDPTPEQIAERMDMTPDKVREILKIAQEPVSLETPIGEEDDSHLGDFIEDEVIENPVEYTTRVVLREQLNEVLDTLTDREENVLRLRFGLDDGKMRTLEDVGKVFNVTRERIRQIEAKALRKLRHPSRSKQLKDFMED; this is encoded by the coding sequence ATGGCAGAAACAAAAGAAATTACAACCTTTAACGTACAAGTTGCAGACTTTATTCGAAACCATAAAAAAGCAGGTACTGCGGTAGATGATGAGGTCACTGAAAAGCTAGTCATTCCATTTACCTTGGATGCTGACCAAATCGATGATTTACTAGAGCGTTTGACAGATGGTGGTATTGCCATCACTGACAAGGAAGGCAATCCTTCTAGCAAGTACGTGGTTGAAGGACCAAAGCCAGAAGAGTTGACCGATGAAGAGTTGCTCGGCAATAACTCAGCGAAAGTCAACGACCCTGTTCGCATGTACCTTAAAGAAATCGGTGTTGTGCCCCTCTTAACCAACGAAGAAGAAAAAGAGCTTGCGCTAGCAGTAGCTGCTGGAGATATGCAAGCAAAACAACGTCTCGCAGAAGCGAACTTGCGTCTGGTGGTTTCTATCGCTAAGCGTTATGTAGGACGTGGAATGCAGTTTCTTGACCTTATTCAAGAGGGGAATATGGGTCTCATGAAGGCTGTGGATAAGTTTGACTATTCAAAAGGATTCAAGTTTTCAACCTATGCGACATGGTGGATTCGTCAAGCCATTACACGTGCTATTGCTGACCAAGCCCGTACCATTCGTATCCCAGTTCACATGGTGGAAACTATAAACAAGCTTGTGCGTGAACAGCGCAATCTCTTGCAAGAGCTAGGGCAAGATCCAACACCAGAGCAAATCGCAGAGCGTATGGACATGACGCCAGACAAGGTGCGTGAAATTCTTAAAATCGCACAAGAACCTGTGTCCCTAGAAACGCCAATCGGTGAAGAAGATGATAGCCATCTTGGTGATTTCATCGAGGACGAAGTCATTGAAAATCCTGTTGAGTACACCACACGTGTGGTGCTGCGTGAGCAGCTCAATGAAGTGCTTGATACTTTGACTGACCGTGAAGAAAACGTTTTGCGTCTGCGTTTTGGGCTTGATGATGGTAAAATGCGTACGCTAGAAGATGTCGGCAAGGTCTTTAATGTTACCCGTGAGCGTATCCGCCAGATTGAAGCTAAGGCGCTTCGTAAATTGCGTCACCCAAGCCGCAGCAAACAACTCAAAGATTTCATGGAAGACTAA
- the rpsU gene encoding 30S ribosomal protein S21, with protein sequence MSKTVVRKNESLDDALRRFKRSVTKAGTLQESRKREFYEKPSVKRKRKSEAARKRKKF encoded by the coding sequence ATGTCAAAAACTGTCGTACGCAAGAATGAATCACTTGATGATGCACTTCGTCGTTTCAAGCGTTCTGTTACGAAAGCAGGAACTCTTCAAGAATCACGTAAACGTGAATTTTATGAAAAACCTTCTGTAAAACGTAAACGTAAATCAGAAGCTGCTCGCAAACGTAAAAAATTCTAA
- a CDS encoding YkgJ family cysteine cluster protein gives MSQTSLDIERYKELAQQKQGEHRKFLATLKKKAPKNLDKIVQEVHQEVFAEIDCTACANCCKTLGPLFTEADIQRIAKHFRMKLGAFEEAFLKVDEDGDKIFKTMPCPFLGEDNLCSIYDVRPKACREFPHTDRKKIYQINNLTIKNTLFCPAAYLFVEKLRARLS, from the coding sequence ATGTCACAAACAAGTCTTGATATCGAACGCTACAAAGAACTCGCCCAGCAAAAACAAGGAGAGCACCGTAAATTTTTAGCCACGCTCAAGAAAAAAGCGCCTAAAAATCTGGATAAAATTGTCCAAGAAGTGCACCAAGAAGTCTTTGCTGAGATTGACTGCACAGCCTGTGCCAATTGCTGTAAGACCTTGGGACCTTTGTTTACAGAAGCGGATATACAGCGTATCGCAAAGCATTTTCGGATGAAGCTGGGGGCTTTTGAGGAGGCTTTTTTAAAGGTTGACGAAGATGGAGACAAGATTTTCAAGACTATGCCCTGTCCTTTTCTTGGTGAGGACAATCTGTGTAGCATTTATGATGTGCGCCCCAAAGCCTGTAGGGAGTTTCCGCATACTGATCGCAAGAAAATCTATCAGATTAACAATCTAACCATTAAAAACACGCTTTTTTGCCCAGCGGCTTATCTTTTTGTAGAAAAATTGCGAGCCAGACTTAGCTAG
- a CDS encoding IS30 family transposase, with amino-acid sequence MSTNHSTKKSLYSHLSASERGEISAYLKMGKNPSEIARLLGRHRSTISREIKRGSVSQVQDKNGKRIYSTVYFPDSGQRVYETNRRKSAYHKLSYCSQTFFKELEKALKTKPRCHSVDSFVQTYREKHPLEVIPSTKTVYRYIKDGLLRVKPIDLPKMVCIRKRSKVTPKATTKILGKSIEERPECINDRSEFGHWEIDLVLGKKTKGEAVILTLVERQTRFAIAVKLANKQAETINRAVKSLLSQYPIRSITSDNGSEFSSLSDLKGVEVYFAHPYASHERGTNENFNGLLREFLPKGVSLNSLTTEELNHYVSAINDRPRRLHKYKTANILFGLAQTA; translated from the coding sequence ATGTCCACTAATCATTCTACCAAAAAATCGTTATACTCACACCTTTCAGCCTCTGAACGCGGAGAAATCAGCGCCTATCTCAAGATGGGCAAGAACCCCTCTGAGATTGCTCGTCTGCTTGGGCGTCATCGCTCAACCATCAGTCGTGAAATCAAACGAGGAAGTGTTTCTCAGGTTCAAGATAAGAACGGGAAACGAATCTACTCAACGGTTTACTTTCCAGATAGTGGTCAACGTGTTTATGAAACCAATCGTCGAAAAAGTGCCTATCATAAACTATCGTACTGCTCCCAGACCTTCTTCAAGGAACTTGAGAAAGCCCTGAAAACGAAACCTCGCTGTCACAGTGTCGATAGCTTTGTTCAAACTTACCGAGAAAAACATCCACTGGAAGTTATCCCTTCCACCAAGACAGTGTATCGTTACATCAAAGACGGACTGTTGAGGGTTAAACCGATTGATTTACCTAAGATGGTGTGCATCCGAAAACGGTCTAAAGTAACGCCTAAGGCCACGACGAAAATCTTAGGAAAATCCATTGAAGAACGTCCAGAGTGTATCAATGACCGTTCTGAATTTGGGCATTGGGAGATTGATTTGGTTCTTGGCAAGAAAACCAAAGGTGAAGCTGTTATTTTGACCTTAGTAGAGCGTCAAACACGATTTGCCATCGCTGTAAAATTGGCTAATAAACAAGCAGAAACCATCAATAGGGCTGTTAAGAGCTTACTATCGCAGTACCCTATTCGCTCTATCACATCGGACAATGGCTCAGAGTTCAGTAGCTTGTCAGACTTAAAAGGTGTGGAAGTCTATTTTGCCCATCCTTATGCTTCTCATGAAAGAGGAACAAATGAAAATTTCAATGGTCTCTTGAGAGAGTTTCTCCCAAAAGGTGTCTCTCTTAACTCACTAACGACAGAAGAACTCAATCACTACGTCTCTGCTATCAATGACAGACCTAGACGACTTCACAAGTATAAAACCGCAAATATTTTGTTTGGGCTAGCCCAAACAGCTTAA